In one window of Bradyrhizobium diazoefficiens DNA:
- a CDS encoding carbohydrate ABC transporter permease produces the protein MADVVVEQGRRISSARSRKGAGLRNVLGRKSTVAFFLTLPLILLIVLLVLYPAFYSLYLATLNKAMTKFVGLGNFTFLFKRETFWMVVKQSCLFAVTAVIFKALIGFIVAHFVHNIPGRKQRKWRGMLLVPWVIPPAMSTLAWLWLFDPSYSAFNYTLSFFGVGPIPWLGDTFWARFSVILVNVWYGAPFFLIMYLAALKSVPDQLYEAAAIDGANWWQKMWYVTLPMMRNIIAITTLFSLIVTFANFDIVRILTSGGPLDTTHLFATWAFQVGIQSSDIPLGACVSLFMVPILAVAAVFILRDVNKRGNEA, from the coding sequence ATGGCCGATGTCGTCGTTGAGCAAGGTCGCCGCATCAGTTCCGCGCGCTCGCGCAAAGGTGCTGGTCTGCGCAATGTGCTGGGTCGAAAATCGACGGTGGCGTTCTTCCTGACGCTGCCGCTGATCCTCCTGATCGTGCTGCTCGTGCTCTATCCGGCCTTCTATTCGCTCTATCTGGCGACGCTGAACAAAGCGATGACGAAATTCGTCGGCCTCGGCAATTTCACCTTTCTGTTCAAGCGCGAGACGTTCTGGATGGTGGTGAAGCAGTCCTGCCTGTTCGCTGTCACCGCCGTGATCTTCAAGGCGCTGATCGGCTTCATCGTCGCGCATTTCGTCCACAACATCCCCGGCAGGAAGCAGCGCAAATGGCGCGGCATGCTGCTGGTGCCTTGGGTGATTCCGCCGGCGATGAGCACGCTGGCTTGGCTCTGGCTGTTCGATCCCTCCTACAGCGCGTTCAACTACACGCTCTCCTTCTTCGGCGTCGGTCCGATTCCCTGGCTCGGCGACACCTTCTGGGCGCGCTTCTCCGTCATTCTCGTCAACGTCTGGTACGGCGCTCCGTTCTTCCTGATCATGTATCTCGCCGCGCTGAAGTCGGTTCCCGACCAGCTCTACGAGGCCGCCGCGATCGACGGCGCCAATTGGTGGCAGAAGATGTGGTATGTCACGCTGCCGATGATGCGCAACATCATCGCTATCACCACGCTGTTCTCGCTGATCGTCACCTTCGCCAATTTCGACATCGTGCGCATCCTGACCTCGGGCGGACCGCTGGATACGACGCATCTATTCGCCACTTGGGCGTTCCAGGTCGGCATCCAGAGCAGCGACATCCCGCTCGGCGCCTGCGTCTCGCTGTTCATGGTGCCGATCCTCGCCGTCGCGGCGGTCTTCATCCTGCGCGATGTCAATAAACGTGGGAACGAAGCCTGA